A genomic segment from Nicotiana tabacum cultivar K326 chromosome 7, ASM71507v2, whole genome shotgun sequence encodes:
- the LOC107801655 gene encoding flap endonuclease GEN-like 1 isoform X1, whose amino-acid sequence MGVVGNFWELLKPYGRAEGFDFLRNKRVAVDLSYWIVQQETAVLKAHIRNPHIRLTFFRTINLFSKFGAFPVFVADGTASPLKSQARIARFFRASGIKLSSLPAAEEGISIERNKAFQKCEQECVELLELLGVPVLKAKGEAEALCAQLNQEGQVDACITADSDAFLFGAKCVIKNIQPNSKEPLEFYHMSDIESGLGLRRNHLIAISLLVGDDHNLIGVPGIGLETALRFVKSFSEDEILSRLQEIGRGDVQVLQRDVNLDCNYIPGSDESPWKTKVQHCSFCGHPGSKKAHHKFACQDCSSTANEGCIQKPSGFKCNCSSCDLDNKEKEQKRNENWQIKVCRMIASEQNFPNNEITEMYLNKHQQSADGDYHLTWSSPKTDMLVDYLAYYQHWEPSYTRQRMLPMLSTIFLRDVASNSKDQLLCGQYEFDSIQRVKTRFGHQLYVINWKKTTREMSNEICIPSENPDMEQELRIADDGSKDLLDEPEVLQIHIKDGCSFLSTEEDMELVQSAFPEKVSQFLRDKELKETKSSRKRSVKPENSESPRGVQLSITNFYRSSKVQATPGENESRSSKISADTSGERDKEPIRNYSKSARRKLLFG is encoded by the exons ATGGGGGTGGTTGGAAACTTCTGGGAATTGCTGAAACCGTATGGTCGAGCAGAAGGGTTTGATTTCTTGAGAAACAAACGTGTAGCAGTGGACTTGTCATATTGGATCGTTCAGCAAGAAACTGCAGTACTCAAAGCCCACATTCGTAATCCTCATATAAGACTCACTTTTTTCCGTACCATCAATCTCTTCTCTAAG TTTGGGGCATTTCCCGTTTTCGTCGCAGATGGTACTGCATCACCGCTAAAGTCTCAGGCAAGGATTGCACGCTTTTTCCGGGCATCAGGAATTAAATTATCGAGTTTGCCAGCGGCTGAGGAGGGCATTTCAATTGAAAGGAACAAGGCATTTCAGAAATGCGAACAAGAATGTGTG GAGCTTCTTGAACTACTTGGGGTGCCAGTCCTAAAAGCAAAAGGAGAAGCTGAAGCACTCTGTGCACAATTGAATCAAGAAGGACAAGTTGATGCTTGTATTACTGCTGATAGCGATGCATTTCTTTTTGGAGCCAAATGTGTTATAAAAAATATCCAACCCAACTCCAAA GAACCACTTGAGTTCTATCACATGTCAGATATTGAGTCTGGTCTTGGGCTGAGGAGGAATCACTTGATAGCAATTTCACTTTTGGTAGGAGATGACCACAACTTGATTGGTGTGCCTGGAATCGGACTTGAAACAGCACTCCGTTTCGTCAAATCTTTCAGTGAAGATGAGATCTTGTCTAG GTTGCAGGAAATAGGCAGAGGGGATGTACAGGTGCTTCAGCGTGATGTCAACTTAGACTGTAATTATATACCCGGTTCAGATGAGAGCCCTTGGAAGACCAAAGTGCAACACTGTTCGTTCTGTGGGCATCCTGGTAGCAAGAAAGCTCACCACAAGTTTGCTTGTCAGGATTGCAGTTCCACTGCCAACGAGGGTTGCATTCAGAAACCATCGGGCTTCAAGTGTAATTGTTCCTCGTGTGATTTG gataataaagaaaaagaacagaaaagaaaTGAGAATTGGCAGATTAAAGTTTGCAGAATGATCGCCTCGGAGCAGAATTTCCCAAACAATGAGATTACAGAAATGTACTTGAACAAACACCAGCAGTCTG CAGATGGTGATTATCATTTAACATGGTCAAGTCCAAAGACAGATATGCTAGTTGATTATCTGGCTTATTATCAGCACTGGGAGCCATCTTATACACGACAAAGAATGCTTCCTATGTTATCCACCATATTTCTAAGAGACGTGGCCTCAAATTCAAAAGATCAATTGTTATGCGGACAGTATGAATTTGATTCCATTCAGCGGGTAAAGACAAGATTTGGACATCAACTTTACGTAATCAATTGGAAGAAAACGACACGTGAAATGAGCAATGAAATCTGCATCCCCTCTGAAAACCCTGATATGGAGCAGGAGCTGAGGATAGCTGATGACGGGTCGAAAGATTTGCTCGATGAGCCTGAGGTTCTACAGATTCATATCAAGGACGGATGCAGCTTTTTATCAACTGAAGAAGATATGGAGCTTGTACAGAGTGCTTTTCCAGAAAAGGTTTCCCAGTTCTTGAGAGATAAG GAGttaaaagaaacaaaatcaaGTAGAAAAAGATCAGTGAAGCCTGAAAATTCAGAATCACCGAGAGGCGTTCAACTCAGCATTACCAACTTCTACCGATCATCCAAAGTCCAGGCAACGCCTGGGGAGAATGAATCTCGAAGTTCCAAGATTAGTGCGGATACTTCTGGAGAGAGAGATAAAGAACCCATCCGAAACTACTCCAAGTCTGCTAGACGCAAGCTTTTGTTCGGTTAG
- the LOC107801655 gene encoding flap endonuclease GEN-like 1 isoform X2, whose translation MGVVGNFWELLKPYGRAEGFDFLRNKRVAVDLSYWIVQQETAVLKAHIRNPHIRLTFFRTINLFSKFGAFPVFVADGTASPLKSQARIARFFRASGIKLSSLPAAEEGISIERNKAFQKCEQECVELLELLGVPVLKAKGEAEALCAQLNQEGQVDACITADSDAFLFGAKCVIKNIQPNSKEPLEFYHMSDIESGLGLRRNHLIAISLLVGDDHNLIGVPGIGLETALRFVKSFSEDEILSRLQEIGRGDVQVLQRDVNLDCNYIPGSDESPWKTKVQHCSFCGHPGSKKAHHKFACQDCSSTANEGCIQKPSGFKCNCSSCDLDNKEKEQKRNENWQIKVCRMIASEQNFPNNEITEMYLNKHQQSDGDYHLTWSSPKTDMLVDYLAYYQHWEPSYTRQRMLPMLSTIFLRDVASNSKDQLLCGQYEFDSIQRVKTRFGHQLYVINWKKTTREMSNEICIPSENPDMEQELRIADDGSKDLLDEPEVLQIHIKDGCSFLSTEEDMELVQSAFPEKVSQFLRDKELKETKSSRKRSVKPENSESPRGVQLSITNFYRSSKVQATPGENESRSSKISADTSGERDKEPIRNYSKSARRKLLFG comes from the exons ATGGGGGTGGTTGGAAACTTCTGGGAATTGCTGAAACCGTATGGTCGAGCAGAAGGGTTTGATTTCTTGAGAAACAAACGTGTAGCAGTGGACTTGTCATATTGGATCGTTCAGCAAGAAACTGCAGTACTCAAAGCCCACATTCGTAATCCTCATATAAGACTCACTTTTTTCCGTACCATCAATCTCTTCTCTAAG TTTGGGGCATTTCCCGTTTTCGTCGCAGATGGTACTGCATCACCGCTAAAGTCTCAGGCAAGGATTGCACGCTTTTTCCGGGCATCAGGAATTAAATTATCGAGTTTGCCAGCGGCTGAGGAGGGCATTTCAATTGAAAGGAACAAGGCATTTCAGAAATGCGAACAAGAATGTGTG GAGCTTCTTGAACTACTTGGGGTGCCAGTCCTAAAAGCAAAAGGAGAAGCTGAAGCACTCTGTGCACAATTGAATCAAGAAGGACAAGTTGATGCTTGTATTACTGCTGATAGCGATGCATTTCTTTTTGGAGCCAAATGTGTTATAAAAAATATCCAACCCAACTCCAAA GAACCACTTGAGTTCTATCACATGTCAGATATTGAGTCTGGTCTTGGGCTGAGGAGGAATCACTTGATAGCAATTTCACTTTTGGTAGGAGATGACCACAACTTGATTGGTGTGCCTGGAATCGGACTTGAAACAGCACTCCGTTTCGTCAAATCTTTCAGTGAAGATGAGATCTTGTCTAG GTTGCAGGAAATAGGCAGAGGGGATGTACAGGTGCTTCAGCGTGATGTCAACTTAGACTGTAATTATATACCCGGTTCAGATGAGAGCCCTTGGAAGACCAAAGTGCAACACTGTTCGTTCTGTGGGCATCCTGGTAGCAAGAAAGCTCACCACAAGTTTGCTTGTCAGGATTGCAGTTCCACTGCCAACGAGGGTTGCATTCAGAAACCATCGGGCTTCAAGTGTAATTGTTCCTCGTGTGATTTG gataataaagaaaaagaacagaaaagaaaTGAGAATTGGCAGATTAAAGTTTGCAGAATGATCGCCTCGGAGCAGAATTTCCCAAACAATGAGATTACAGAAATGTACTTGAACAAACACCAGCAGTCTG ATGGTGATTATCATTTAACATGGTCAAGTCCAAAGACAGATATGCTAGTTGATTATCTGGCTTATTATCAGCACTGGGAGCCATCTTATACACGACAAAGAATGCTTCCTATGTTATCCACCATATTTCTAAGAGACGTGGCCTCAAATTCAAAAGATCAATTGTTATGCGGACAGTATGAATTTGATTCCATTCAGCGGGTAAAGACAAGATTTGGACATCAACTTTACGTAATCAATTGGAAGAAAACGACACGTGAAATGAGCAATGAAATCTGCATCCCCTCTGAAAACCCTGATATGGAGCAGGAGCTGAGGATAGCTGATGACGGGTCGAAAGATTTGCTCGATGAGCCTGAGGTTCTACAGATTCATATCAAGGACGGATGCAGCTTTTTATCAACTGAAGAAGATATGGAGCTTGTACAGAGTGCTTTTCCAGAAAAGGTTTCCCAGTTCTTGAGAGATAAG GAGttaaaagaaacaaaatcaaGTAGAAAAAGATCAGTGAAGCCTGAAAATTCAGAATCACCGAGAGGCGTTCAACTCAGCATTACCAACTTCTACCGATCATCCAAAGTCCAGGCAACGCCTGGGGAGAATGAATCTCGAAGTTCCAAGATTAGTGCGGATACTTCTGGAGAGAGAGATAAAGAACCCATCCGAAACTACTCCAAGTCTGCTAGACGCAAGCTTTTGTTCGGTTAG